The genomic DNA acagggattctcaaactgtgctccgccgctcccagtctgtggaacgctctccctgaccacctcagggcaccacagactgtggatgcttttaaaaaaggtttaaaagcccttctttttaaaaaagccttttttttagatatatgcatagtaGTTATacctatttggctgttgtagtttttatttgtatttatttctttattatctttgtatttgtttttttattttaaaaaaaaaatgttttaatttattttttttatacactgcagcactttgagattgtttcctcaatataaagtgctttttacaaataaaatctattattgttattattacgtgtaccaccagtggtacgcgggctccttcaagtggtacgccaaagaatctgtcataactgggttcttgggttttgcttctccggaaggcaaaggaaaattggcgcgggcaaggcgtgaatttaaatacatgatttattttgacactaataaactacaaaacaaaaggaagcaaacaaaaggcgctcacagcggaggtaacaacttgactatgaaaacaaaacttgcacaatggcaaaaacatgaacaataaaacaaaaacataaactgtggcaataataaacaaaaacgtacttggtaaagaactgtgaacatgacatgaatcagggtgatgaaaaagtgcgaggacgccaggacgaacaacagaaacagacagatttaaatagtgacgtgatcagtgaaaacaggtgcgtgacaagacaggtgaacaggtgcgtgacatgacaggtgaaaactaatgggtgaccatggaaaccaaaccaaacaaggaagtgcaaccaggaactaaaaagagtccaaaaaacaaacacatggccaaaacaaaaacatgaacagacatgacagaaccccccccccccttacggacagatcccagatgtccaaaaaacaggatcaagagtcatgggagggcgggagggggatgtggcggtgggtcgccaggccaagtggccccgaatccaccgaggcatagtcatgtggcggcggcgttccactcgccgccgccacaggcgaggtgggcgacccgggaagggccacatgcgtggccgactaagaggtgggcgcacttggcgcgGCGGACGACTAGgtagtggccacattcgtggccgacgaggaggcaggcgcgtcgtcgtcgttgcaggcgtggaagcagccgatgacgcaggtgcgggtgcagcagacgaagcaggcggcgaagcttggtcttggccgcttggagggtcttggctgcttggagtgTCTTggccttggcgagggtcttggtgagGTTGGTCTTGGACCTGGTCTTGGCGAGGTTGGTCTTGGacctggtcttggtcttggcatggttggtcttggtatggttggtcttggacttggtcttggtcttggcatggttggtcttggcatggttggttctggtcttgacgagggtcttggtcttggacttggcgaggtgtgtcttggacttggcgtggtgtgtcttggacttggcgtggtgtgtcttggacttggtcttggcgtggggctgcgactggcgacaCTAGGCGTCgtagagctgcgactggcggcactaggcgtcgtggagctgcgactggcggcactaggcgtcgtggagctgcgactggcggcactaggcgtcgtggagctgcgactggcggcactaggcgtcgtggagctgcgactggcggcgtttggcgtggagctgcgactggcggcgcttggcgtgaagctgcgactggcggcgcttggcgtgaagctgcgactggcggcgcttggcgtgaagctgcgactggtggcgcttggcgtggagcaggtactggtggcgtttggcgtggagcaggtactggtggcgcttggcgtggagcaggtactggtggcgcttggcgtggtggggcttggcgtggagctgggcgtggagcaggtggaggtggcctagctggaggctgtggcttggcatggcgaaagactggtggtgggggccgtgctggtggctgtggcttggcaggtcgaaagacaggtggtggtggccaagctggaggctgtggcttggcatggcgatgctgaaccaccccacctgaacatttcccagccctagccccccccctcaaggagcggataccagacgcgctccccgctgtctggaaccgttttttggggtgggtggagggaggtcaggaggggggtaaaatcctcccctatcaattgtccaaaatgtctctcTTTTTGTACCTGAGATTgagggggtgaaaaaaaaaaattgtgtgacttgggcgtggcttgagtcctgggcaGGGCATGAAATTCAGATGGCTGTGACTGATatgctctaatgtccaaaatcatgttctgataatatttgatcatagaaacagagtcctttgttgagggcggctgatcaaaagtaaaagagttcagagaaaaaaaatcttgagctgtgatgtcatcagggtgaagccgggctgcctgtggcttgcttccgcccggagggggaggagcttgcgggagtgaggcGTCCTCTTTGTTtgcggaagccctccctgacgtccttcgtcgggagcggcgcttccgggattgcggtgacgcagcgcagtcctcggaccaaatggagtctctctactccatggaggagtagcgcagcgattcctcctccatggcgcggaggacctccctcgCTGCCTCGTCAAAACCGTCCGATTttttgcggagaaactcttctgctggcgtcctactgtcataactgggttcttgggttttgcttctccggaaggcaaaggaaaaattggcgcgggcaaggcgtgaatttaaatacatgatttattgtgacactaataaactacaaaaaaaaaggaagcaaacaaaaggcgctcacagcggaggtaacaacttgactatgaaaacaaaacttgcacaatggcaaaaactatgaacaataaaacaaaaacacaaactgtggcaataataaacaaaaacttacttggtaaagaactgtgaacatgacatgaatcagggtgatgaaaaagtgcgaggacgccaggacgaacaacagaaacatagacagatttaaatagtgacgtgatcagtgaagacaggtgcgtgacaagacaggtgaacaggtgcgtgacatgacaggtgaaaactaatgggtgaccatggaaaccaaaccaaacaaggaagtgcaaccaggaactaaaaagagtccaaaaaacaaacacatggccaaaacaaaaacatgaacagacatgacagaatcaCTTGAATAAACTACTGtgtttaactttaatatattcaaaaactgtgtgtaatgttgcaattgacaatttaaaaattagattgttaaataaaacagcggccttttttaatgaaatagttaggcctactatgctactgtattttaatgttggtcattatggtggtacttggtgataaAAGTATGAAAACTACTAGTAATATATCGGAAAGTCACTTTGCTTTTAACACAGCTGAGGTCTGCTCAGctgttttttctctatttttctaAAGCTGCAGTGCCCTCCTATGCATTAaatctcagtaaaaaaaaaaacattattatttgtacatttttagaatgtgcttgttctatttttaaacaaagaaaacaatctgaagttggctTTTTTTctaaagttatcgtgccgtgattttaccagtcctggGAGTAGAttgttctccatgtggccccccatctaaaatgagtttgacccccCTGCTTTACATAATAGGAGCTCTGTTGactgtattatttatacacacaccaagTTTGCATGATACAATACCATTATTTTATAGTTAAAACCACATTTATAAAGAATAATTGTTTTACAcatagaaaacaatgtgaaacacATTTGAATGATGAAATGTAGAAATTAACATTAAAAGATCAGTTACCTTTATGAAGGCATCCTcgttcatccatgcagactggacactggccgagggtggagttggctctcttggttgctttgttgggtcagctcctgtctctggccctgcttcccccaccccagcagacaatggcgtagaacaccgcagaggccacctcagtctgtatgttttttattttttttatttttgtagctgtatgtagaaatggctggttgcatcagctctgcactTTTATGTCTTTAGTgtcctttgatgtttgatgttaccctcttacacacatgcttatgtgtgctatggctatgagttttttccccttggcctcagtctggaccccctcttcaGGAGCCCATGCTGAGACAGAATATTTGAACAAACTTAACTCAGCATTGTATTGCCTTTAAAATAAATTAGTCAAAAACAACAATAGATCATTTTGAACAACAACTTTTATATAgtcaataattataatcattcACAAGCAAAACTTTGTTAACCAAGTACCAGTTGcgaataaataatatttaaaatctTAAGAAATGCAATGTGGTTTAAAGAGAGAAACATGTTAAAGATACTCTTTTATGTGATCTTGAATCAAACGAGGTCAGTGAACGCCTCATCCGACTGAAGTACCTTTTTTCTCTCTCTGGTACGCCTAGAAATAGACCGTCTGGTACATGTCAGTGCTTCACTTTCTTTGTGGATGAAAAACGGAACATTCTTTGCCAACGTGGACCGCGTCAAATGTCGATGAAGTCGAACTTGAAAAGTCGGACTCGTCTTTGAAACTGATGAGGAAGTAGGGGTAGATCTGACAGCTGTCAGAGACGACAAACTCGTCGGGCAGATATGTTTTGCAGGCGTCGTAGCGGCTATGCAAAATATTCGGACGCAAGATCTTCTTCCCCACCAGGACTTTTGCTAAGAACATGTGGCGGACCCCATCAGGCTTCCCCGGAGTCGTGTACCGATGGGACGTTTTGGCTGAGGCGGCAAAGTAGGAGCAGTTACCTAATATAGCCTTGCTTGGGTCGAAGTTGTTCTGGCAGATGTCATTGACGGCCTTTTGTTTAGTGCCGTGGAAGAGATGGCGCTCCAAAGGTTCCTGGCAGCTGCCGTGCTTTTTCTGTATGGACACCTTTTTCCTGCGAGCGCAAAACAATCCCCATCTTTAGAACATCGCGGCACAGCTTACCTTGGAACTGATCCAAAATGTTGTACCAAACTGAGGTAAGTCCAAAAGGAAAGTCTGACCTTTGATACTTGTCCCAGTGCAGGGCATTCTGGACCATATGGATGCTGACAATGTCCACCTCGCTCTCATGCAGACCCTCATTGAAGACTTTCTGGACAGTCTTGAAGGCCCTTGAACAGGCCGGTACATTCACCAGGTTCATGTCCTGTTTTGAGTCTAAAGACCACACtggagggtaccaggaggtgaagtCCTCCAGAGGGTCCACACTAAAGTTGGGCTGAAGGTGAGGCTGGGCAGGCCCTGTCCTGGAGGAGATGAAGCAAAGTGAGTCACGGCCAAGAACTTGATAAACGAGGTTACCAACTTCAAGTAAGGGTGCATAGACTCCGGCGAGCGGTAAACTGCTACGCAGCGGACATCCCTCTGGTAGCCGGTCTTGACATTGATTTGGGTCATGTTGGTAAAGTCCACCTTGTACTTCTTGGCATCAATGATTAAAGAACAGTGTGGCTCCTTCTGGCTAATCTTCCTAAGGAGAAAGTCGGACTGGTCCTGCAACACATTCACAAACAAAAGTTCCAGACTCCACGCCTGAGAGATCTTCATGACACTTGGCGGGACAAATGGACCTGGGTGTACTCCTTCCAATATGAGAGGTCCCTCCAGTAGATGCGCCACTTGGCGGGGAAGTACGGGTGACTCTCTGAGTTGCTCAGGCGTCTGACGCTGCTGTACGTGGACGAGCAGGATATCTTCATGGTGTCGAAATGCACTCTGTGGAGCCTTTTCCTATAGAGCAGAGACCAGATGAAACCAAGCAGAGGCGAGTGAGCCCCCTCAACGCCCCCCAACACCGTTTCCAACCCCTTCCCCGTCCACTCACCCGTCATGGAGGCAGACAGTGTCCCGGTCCACTTTGCAGTACTTACGCTCCAGGAGAACTTGGGCAGAAGATTGCACATCCACCCAGGTCAGCGTCTTGAGGCACCACAGCTGCCAGTGGAATGGCAAGGCCGTGTGATGCTTTGGACACGACGTCCCTTCGGGGCACTTCCCCAGCAGGAAACTGTCGCAGATCTCCACGTCGTTCAAGCTCTTTGTGTGGAACAAAGGCGGCTGTGCGGGGGACTCTGAGGTTATCTGGGCGGCTGGCGATGGAGACGTTTGGCCATCTGGGGGCGCCAGACCAGGAGGGGCAGGCTGAAGCACGTTATCCGAGATGCTGAGTAACGCGCAGGTCTTGTGGGTCGAGCCATGTTTCACAACCTTGGGCGAGGTCATGCTGATGGGGGGCTGCTGGGTGAAGCTGCTGGTCTTCTGGGTCAAGTGGATGCTGACTTGGAAGGGGTTGGTTAGTCTGGCTTCAGAAGAGtacaacagaatacaatgatttgcaaatccttttcaacttatattcaattgaatagactgcaaagacaagctatttaacgttcaaactgagaaacatattttttttttgcaaataatcactaacttagaatttaatggcagcaacacattgcaaaaaagttggcacaggggcatttttaccactgtgttacatggcctttccttttaacaacactcagtatacgtttgggaactgaagagaccaatttttgaagcttctcaggtggaattctttcccattcttgcttgatgtacagctcaagttgttcaacagtccggggtctccgttgtcgtattttaggcttcatgttgcgccacacattttcaatgggagacaggtctggactacaggcaggccagtctagtacccgcactcttttactatgaagccacgttgttgtaacacgtggcttggcattgtcttgctgaaataagcaggggcgtccatgataacgttgcttggatggcaacatatgttgctccaaaacctgtatgtacctttcagcattaatggtgccttcacagatgtgtaagttgcccatgtcttgggcacttatacacccccacaccatcacagatgctggcttttgaactttgcacgtataacaatccggatggttcttttcctctttgttccggaggacacaacgtttccaaaaacaatttggaaatgtggactcgtcagaccacagaacactcttccactttgcatcagtccatcttagatgagctcgggcccaggctGTTAttccatttgtgccagcttttttgaaacttgttgcaggcatcaaattccaaatgagatagtatttgcaaaaaataacggtgttcagtttgaacgttaagtattttgtctttgcaggctattcaattgaatataggttgaaaggaaTTTgagaatcattgtattttgtttttatttacgatttacgcaacgtgccaactgcactggttttgggttttgtaaattcagacttttttttcTCTTCAATCCACTTAGCTTTTAGAAGTCTAGTCTAGTCAAAGCAAACACCCCTTAGCCCCAAAATGACGTAATTTACTCAACTTTGATCAATAAATTAAAGTTTATAGTTAAGAAACTTACCTTCTCGGCTCCTGAACGTTGACTGCAGGGACAATGTGGACTGCAAAGAGAAAGTTCCTCAAGGACGATGTCAGACGGGTggatttttttcatgtctttaaTGCTTTGTAAAAGCTTGGTTTTTTTACCTTTGTAATATTTGACTCGCAGTTCAAagtatggatttaaaaaaaacacaattaaaattaaaatcagtTCAACTTTGTATTGTGCATAATATTGTCTTTTTTGATAAGTACAATACCAATGACTAAAACCTAGCATTGTGCATTTTAGTTATAACAAAAATATGAAGTTTACATTATATTAAATCAATCTATGTATttgtcatgaagtcctttgagcgcttggtcctgccccacctcaaggacatcaccgcccccctcctggacccactgcagttcgcctacagagccaacaggtctgtggatgatgcagtgaacctggccctccacttcatcctggagcatctggactcctcaggaacctacgctaggatcctgtttgtggacttcagctctgccttcaacaccatcctccctggactgctacgagacaagctctaccagctcagcgtgcccgactccctctgcagttggattaatgacttcctgacagaccgaagacagcacgtaaggctggggaagattgtctcggacagtcgaaccacaaacactggtactcctcagggcggtgtactctccccctggctcttctccctgtatacaaactgctgcacctccagtcaccaatccgtaaaactgctcaagtttgcggatgacaccaccctcatcgggctcatctcgaatggcgatgagtccgcctacaggagagaggtggaccggctgacgtcctggtgcagcctcaacaacctggagctgaacgcccagaaaacagtggagatgatcatggacttcaggaaagtcacagccccaccatcccccctcaccctgattgactctcccacccccgtccccattgtggactccttccgtttcttgggcaccaccatcgcccaggacctcaagtgggagctgaccatcagctccctcatcaagaaggcccagcagaggatgtacttcctgcggcagctgaggaaacttaaggtgccgaccgagatgctggtgcagttttactcagccatcatagagtccatcctgacctcctccatcacagtgtggttccccggcgccacagtccaggataagaatagactgcagcgcatcgtacgtgctgctgagaaggtgattggctgcaagctcccatccctccaggacttgttctcctccaggaccaggaggcgtgtgggtcggatcacagctgactcttctcaccctggacacacactattctcccctctcccctcaggcaggagactacgctccatccagacccacacctctcgccacctgaacagttttttcccctcggccatcaggcaaatgaacaataactcctatcagcagctccttgaattcattGAATCCCTTcgaagtctatctgatagctcagtcacagctctttttataccaaatatgtgttatatgtgttttatgtcgcacgtttgcaccaagaaaaattcctagtttgtgaacccgttctcaaacaatggcaataaaactattctgattctgattctgattctgattctgattaagcaACCTGGCATTtttaatcaacattttttttcaattccaaCTTTATTTTACTTACTATAGATACAATCCAAACTGTTTTATGGGAATATTCTGCatatttttcaaattgtatttacaaataattgTGTATTTTCCCATTTTAAAAAGAAACACAGAATTTAGTTTTAACTTAGCAAATCAGACACAAAACACTTGAGTATTATTTTTTGTTAACTAATACTCATAACCGTGGCCATAACTACCATTATGGTCATGTCATcttttaaatgacaaaaatatgATACTGCAAATATACTCTGTAAAggacagggattctcaaactgtgctccgccgctcccagtctgtggaacgctctccctgaccacctcagGGCACCACTGACTGTGgaagcttttaaaaaaggcttaaaagcccttgtttttaaaaaagccttttttttttatagatatatgcatactagttatagctatttggctgttctaggttttattttgtatttatttattatcgttttatttattttttatttaaaaaacatttttttttaatttaattgaattttatttaattttttttaatacactgtagcactttgagattgtttactaaatataaagtgctttttacaaaaaagatctattagtattattattattattattattacgtgtaccaccagtggtacgcgggctccttcaagtggtacgccaaagaatcacttgaataAACTACTGTGTTGAACTTTAATATATTcaaaaactgtgtgtaatgttgcaaTGGACACAATTTTAAATAAAGTTGTTAAATAAAACAGCGGCTTTTTTAATGTAATAGTTAGGCTTACtatgctactgcattttaatgttggtcattatggtggtacttggtgataaAAGTTTGAAAACTACTAGTAATAAATCGGAAAGTCACTTTGCTTTTAACACAGCTGAGGTCTGCTTAGctgttttttctctatttttctaAAGCTGCAGTGCCCTCCTATGCATTAAATCTCAGCAAATACAGttgaatatctaaaaaaaaaatcatattaaatAACATGACTTTAATAACAATTTTATGATGGGGGAAAATACAATGTACATTTTTCATCTTCAGTTCCATTAGCTACTGTGAGTGCATCAACTGCTCGGGGGCAGTCTATACGCTTTACATCAGGAGTGTCAAATGTATggtccgagggccggatcaggcccgcaaacaggttttatccggcctgtggGATGTGTTTGCTAAGTAAGAAAataaacctgaaatttttgaatgaaaaaaactgctgttctaaatgtgtccacgagggttgtacggtataccggtattagtatagtaccgcgatactaatgaatcatattcgctactataccgcctctgaaaagtaccggtccgccatccCCCCCTTGCCCCCGTCGTCGtaacgtcatgtcattgctggtttacgagcagaggagcatgttcggcagcgcacaatcacggagtacttacaagcagacccagtgtgtagacagaaaagggagaacggacgcattttggcttaaaaactaaatataaaggtgaagttataacactgaaacgccctcaggaagaggtgctttaagacgtggctagctagctagcggctaaagtccagccccagtcggcagtgttttagctacttctaaatcactaatcctcgcctccatggcgacaaataaagtgagtttcttacaagtatcatccctgcaggacgaggaatagctaaacatgcttcactacacactgtagctcaccggcgtcaacatgtaaacaaacgccattggtggatttacacctgacatccactgtaatgataccaagtacaggagcgtatctagttgatactactatgattacgtctatattttttggcatcacaacatcttctttttttaatttatattatgtttataaactcaggaaatatgtccctggccacatgaggactttgaatatgaccaaagcatgatcctgtaactacttggtatcggattgatacccaaatttgtggtatcatccaaaactaatgtaaagtatcacaaacagaagaataagtgattattacatttgagcagaagtgtagatagaacatgttaaaagagaaagtaagcagatattaacagtaaatgaacaagtagattaataattcattttctaccacttgtccttaataattttgacaaaataatagaatgataaatgacacaatatgttactgcaaatgtcagcagactaaattaggagcctttgtttgcttacttactaataaaagacgagttgtcttgtatgttcactattttatttaaggacaaatttgcaataagaaacatatgtttaatgtaccctaagattttttgt from Entelurus aequoreus isolate RoL-2023_Sb linkage group LG27, RoL_Eaeq_v1.1, whole genome shotgun sequence includes the following:
- the LOC133644460 gene encoding protein mono-ADP-ribosyltransferase TIPARP-like, which gives rise to MTSPKVVKHGSTHKTCALLSISDNVLQPAPPGLAPPDGQTSPSPAAQITSESPAQPPLFHTKSLNDVEICDSFLLGKCPEGTSCPKHHTALPFHWQLWCLKTLTWVDVQSSAQVLLERKYCKVDRDTVCLHDGKRLHRVHFDTMKISCSSTYSSVRRLSNSESHPYFPAKWRIYWRDLSYWKEYTQDQSDFLLRKISQKEPHCSLIIDAKKYKVDFTNMTQINVKTGYQRDVRCVAVYRSPESMHPYLKTGPAQPHLQPNFSVDPLEDFTSWYPPVWSLDSKQDMNLVNVPACSRAFKTVQKVFNEGLHESEVDIVSIHMVQNALHWDKYQRKKVSIQKKHGSCQEPLERHLFHGTKQKAVNDICQNNFDPSKAILGNCSYFAASAKTSHRYTTPGKPDGVRHMFLAKVLVGKKILRPNILHSRYDACKTYLPDEFVVSDSCQIYPYFLISFKDESDFSSSTSSTFDAVHVGKECSVFHPQRK